The proteins below come from a single Fusobacterium nucleatum genomic window:
- a CDS encoding helix-turn-helix transcriptional regulator: protein MDLTERQKKILIMLKEKSLLSGDEIAQNLNITKSALRTDFSILTTLKLITSKQNKGYSYNNKCTTIKVRDCMSPQNSIDIRTSVYDAIIHLFNYDLGTLVVVENEKLVGIISRKDLLKAALNKKNIEKTPVSMIMTRMPNIVHCFEDDNIKEAIEKLIKHEIDSLPVLRKEKGKLSLVGRFTKTNVTKLFYQELKNKSI from the coding sequence ATGGATTTAACAGAGCGACAAAAAAAAATTCTCATAATGTTGAAAGAAAAGTCTTTATTATCAGGAGATGAAATTGCCCAAAATCTTAATATAACTAAATCAGCATTGAGAACGGATTTTTCAATTTTAACGACTTTAAAATTAATAACATCTAAACAAAATAAAGGTTATAGTTATAATAATAAATGCACAACAATTAAAGTCAGAGATTGTATGAGTCCTCAAAATTCAATAGATATAAGAACATCAGTTTATGATGCAATAATACATCTGTTTAATTATGATTTAGGAACATTAGTTGTAGTTGAAAATGAAAAATTAGTTGGAATTATTTCAAGAAAAGATTTATTGAAAGCTGCTTTAAATAAAAAAAATATAGAAAAAACACCTGTTAGTATGATAATGACAAGAATGCCAAATATTGTACACTGTTTTGAAGATGATAATATAAAAGAAGCAATAGAAAAATTAATAAAACATGAGATAGATTCTTTACCAGTTCTTAGAAAAGAAAAAGGAAAATTATCTTTGGTTGGAAGATTCACTAAAACAAATGTAACAAAATTATTTTATCAAGAACTTAAAAATAAAAGTATCTAG
- the ppdK gene encoding pyruvate, phosphate dikinase: MKQVYEFKDGGKEMVALLGGKGANLAEMAKINLPIPKGIIISTTACNEYFKNDKKLSSILEEEILTNIRVLEYETGKKFQSTKPLLVSVRSGAPVSMPGMMDTILNLGFNDYVAEKMLEITKDEKFVYTSYLRFVQMFSEIAKGINRKKFMHLKATDYKAQIIESKNIYREECGEMFPENYKDQILIAVKSIFDSWNNDRAILYRKLHNIDNNMGTAVVIQEMVFGNFNDKSGTGVLFTRNPSTGEDKIFGEVLLNAQGEDIVAGIRTPDNIELLKTSMPNIYNELVDTVKRLEKHNRDMQDVEFTIEDSKLYILQTRNGKRTAEASLKIAMDLVKEGIITKEEAILKVEPASINKLLNGDFEEKYLKEATLLTKGLAASSGVAVGRIMFDAKRVKIREKTILVREETSPEDLQGMALAQGIVTLKGGATSHGAVVARGMGKCCVTGCSEIKIDEINKTMTVGKYTLKEGDFISVSGHTGEIYLGKIPLKENSFSDELKEFVSWASEIKRMGVRMNADTPEDAEQGKAFGAKGIGLCRTEHMFFKHNKIWTIREFILSDRGEEKEKALKKLHNLQKEDFLNIFKILNGDEANIRLLDPPVHEFLPKTLEDKEKMAEILSISLEDVEKRIYRLKDENPMLGHRGCRLGVSYPELYKIQARAIIEAAYECAKKGIKVHPEIMIPFIMEAKELAYLRKEIEEEIESFFKEVGEKVEYKLGTMIEIPRACLLANEIAEYADFFSFGTNDLTQMSMGLSRDDSVKFLDDYREKGIWEGEPFYSIDTKAVTKLVEIGVKNGKSTKTNLQIGVCGEHGGDPKSIEFFEGQKFDYVSCSPFRVPTAILAAAQSYLKMKD, translated from the coding sequence ATGAAACAAGTATATGAATTTAAAGATGGTGGAAAGGAAATGGTTGCATTACTTGGGGGAAAGGGAGCCAACTTAGCAGAAATGGCTAAGATAAATTTACCTATACCAAAAGGAATTATAATATCAACAACTGCATGTAATGAATATTTTAAAAATGATAAAAAACTCTCTTCTATATTAGAAGAAGAAATTTTGACAAATATTAGAGTATTGGAATATGAAACTGGTAAAAAATTTCAATCAACTAAACCACTTTTAGTTTCGGTTAGATCTGGAGCTCCTGTTTCTATGCCTGGAATGATGGATACAATTTTAAACTTAGGTTTTAATGATTATGTTGCAGAAAAAATGTTAGAAATAACAAAAGATGAAAAGTTTGTATACACTTCTTATTTAAGATTTGTACAAATGTTTTCTGAAATTGCAAAAGGGATAAATAGAAAAAAATTCATGCACTTAAAAGCTACAGACTACAAAGCACAAATAATTGAAAGCAAAAATATATATAGAGAAGAATGTGGGGAAATGTTTCCTGAAAACTATAAAGATCAAATACTTATAGCTGTAAAATCAATATTTGATTCTTGGAATAATGATAGAGCAATATTATATAGAAAATTACACAATATAGATAATAATATGGGAACTGCTGTTGTAATTCAAGAAATGGTATTTGGAAATTTTAATGATAAATCTGGAACAGGAGTTTTATTTACAAGAAATCCATCTACTGGTGAAGATAAAATATTTGGTGAAGTTTTATTAAATGCACAAGGAGAAGATATAGTTGCAGGAATAAGAACACCTGATAATATCGAGCTTTTAAAAACTTCTATGCCTAATATATATAATGAGTTAGTAGACACAGTTAAAAGATTAGAAAAGCATAATAGAGATATGCAAGATGTAGAATTTACAATAGAAGATTCAAAATTGTATATTTTACAAACTAGAAATGGAAAAAGAACAGCAGAGGCTTCTTTAAAAATTGCTATGGACTTAGTTAAAGAAGGGATAATAACTAAGGAAGAAGCTATATTAAAAGTTGAACCTGCTTCAATAAATAAATTGTTAAATGGAGATTTTGAAGAAAAATATTTAAAAGAAGCAACTTTATTAACAAAAGGACTTGCAGCATCATCAGGTGTTGCAGTTGGAAGAATAATGTTTGATGCTAAAAGAGTAAAGATAAGAGAAAAAACTATACTTGTGAGAGAAGAAACATCACCTGAAGATTTACAAGGTATGGCACTTGCTCAAGGAATTGTTACTTTAAAAGGTGGAGCAACATCACATGGTGCAGTTGTTGCAAGAGGTATGGGTAAATGTTGTGTAACTGGTTGCTCTGAAATAAAGATTGATGAAATAAATAAGACAATGACAGTGGGCAAATATACATTAAAAGAAGGAGATTTTATTTCAGTTAGTGGACATACAGGAGAAATTTACTTAGGAAAAATTCCTTTAAAAGAAAATAGCTTTTCAGATGAATTAAAAGAATTTGTTTCATGGGCTAGTGAAATAAAAAGAATGGGAGTTAGAATGAATGCAGATACTCCTGAAGATGCAGAACAAGGAAAAGCCTTTGGAGCAAAAGGAATAGGACTTTGTAGAACTGAACATATGTTCTTTAAACATAATAAAATTTGGACTATAAGAGAATTTATTTTAAGTGATAGAGGTGAAGAAAAAGAAAAAGCTTTAAAAAAACTTCATAATCTACAAAAAGAAGATTTTTTAAATATCTTTAAAATTTTAAATGGAGACGAAGCTAATATAAGACTTTTAGATCCACCTGTACATGAATTTTTACCTAAAACATTGGAAGATAAAGAAAAAATGGCTGAAATTTTATCAATTTCACTTGAAGATGTTGAAAAAAGAATATATAGATTAAAAGATGAAAATCCTATGCTTGGTCATAGAGGTTGTAGATTAGGGGTAAGTTATCCTGAACTTTATAAAATACAAGCTAGGGCAATAATTGAAGCTGCTTATGAATGTGCAAAAAAAGGAATAAAGGTTCACCCTGAAATAATGATACCTTTTATTATGGAAGCAAAAGAATTAGCATATTTAAGAAAAGAAATTGAAGAAGAAATAGAAAGTTTCTTTAAAGAAGTTGGAGAAAAAGTTGAATATAAATTAGGTACTATGATAGAAATTCCAAGAGCTTGTTTACTTGCAAATGAAATAGCAGAATATGCTGACTTCTTCTCTTTTGGAACTAATGATTTGACACAAATGTCTATGGGACTATCAAGAGATGATTCTGTAAAATTTTTAGATGATTATAGAGAAAAAGGTATTTGGGAAGGAGAACCTTTCTACTCAATAGATACAAAAGCAGTAACAAAACTTGTTGAAATTGGAGTAAAAAATGGCAAATCTACAAAAACTAATTTACAAATTGGAGTTTGTGGAGAACATGGGGGGGATCCAAAGAGTATAGAATTTTTTGAAGGACAAAAATTTGATTATGTAAGTTGTTCTCCATTTAGAGTTCCTACTGCTATATTAGCAGCTGCACAATCATATTTAAAGATGAAGGATTAA
- a CDS encoding fructose-1,6-bisphosphatase: MNTEIKYLQLLSKTFKNIAETSTEIINLQAIMNLPKGTEHFMTDIHGEYEAFNHVLRNGSGTIRNKIEEVYGDKLTENEKKELAAIIYYPKEKVETMQNKENFNADRWMITIIYRLIEVCKVVCSKYTRSKVRKAMPKDFEYILQELLYEKKELANKREYFDSIVDTIISIDRGKEFIIAISNLIQKLNIDHLHIVGDIYDRGPFPHLIMDTLAEYNNLDIQWGNHDILWIGAALGNKACIANVIRICCRYNNNDILEEAYGINLLPFATFAMKYYGNDPCKRFRAKEGVDSDLIAQMHKAMSIIQFKVEGLYSERNPELEMSSRESLKHIDYKKGTINLNGVEYPLNDTNFPTINPENPLELLEEEAELLDKLQASFLGSEKLQKHMQLLFAKGGMYLKYNSNLLFHACIPMEPNGEFSELFVEDGYYKGKALMDKIDNIVRQAYYDRKNVEVNKKHRDFIWYLWAGRLSPLFGKDVMKTFERYFIDDKKTHKEIKNPYHKLINDEKICDKIFEEFGLNPKTSHIINGHIPVKVKEGESPVKANGKLLIIDGGFSRAYQSTTGIAGYTLTYNSYGMKLASHLKFISKEAAIKDGTDMISSHIIVETKSKRMKVKDTDIGKSIQAQINDLKKLLKAYRIGLIKSN; this comes from the coding sequence ATGAATACAGAAATTAAATACCTGCAATTATTATCTAAAACATTTAAGAATATTGCTGAAACATCAACAGAAATAATAAACTTACAAGCCATAATGAATCTTCCTAAGGGAACTGAACACTTTATGACAGATATTCATGGAGAGTATGAGGCATTTAATCATGTTTTGAGAAATGGTTCTGGTACAATTAGAAATAAAATTGAAGAAGTTTATGGAGATAAACTTACAGAAAATGAAAAAAAAGAATTAGCAGCAATTATATACTATCCTAAGGAAAAAGTTGAAACAATGCAAAATAAAGAAAACTTTAATGCAGATAGATGGATGATAACTATTATTTATAGATTAATTGAAGTTTGTAAAGTAGTTTGTTCAAAATATACAAGATCAAAAGTTAGAAAAGCTATGCCAAAGGATTTTGAATATATTTTACAAGAATTACTTTATGAAAAAAAAGAATTAGCAAATAAGAGAGAATATTTTGATAGTATAGTTGATACTATAATATCAATAGACAGGGGGAAAGAATTTATTATAGCAATTTCTAATTTAATTCAGAAATTGAATATAGATCATTTACATATAGTTGGAGATATTTATGATAGAGGACCATTTCCACATTTAATTATGGATACCTTAGCTGAATATAATAATTTAGATATACAATGGGGGAATCACGATATTCTTTGGATAGGTGCAGCTTTGGGAAATAAAGCCTGTATAGCTAATGTTATTAGGATATGTTGTAGATATAATAACAATGATATATTAGAAGAAGCCTATGGAATAAACTTATTACCTTTTGCAACTTTTGCTATGAAGTATTATGGGAATGATCCTTGTAAAAGGTTTAGAGCAAAAGAAGGTGTTGATAGTGATTTAATAGCACAAATGCACAAGGCCATGAGTATAATTCAATTTAAAGTTGAAGGATTATATTCAGAAAGAAATCCAGAACTTGAAATGTCATCAAGGGAATCTTTAAAACATATAGATTATAAAAAAGGAACTATTAATCTAAATGGAGTGGAATATCCTTTAAATGATACAAATTTTCCAACAATAAATCCTGAAAATCCATTGGAATTATTAGAGGAAGAAGCAGAACTTTTGGATAAATTACAAGCCTCATTTTTAGGAAGTGAAAAGTTACAAAAGCATATGCAACTTTTATTTGCAAAAGGTGGAATGTATTTAAAATATAATTCAAATTTATTATTCCATGCTTGTATACCTATGGAGCCAAATGGAGAATTTAGTGAACTTTTTGTTGAAGATGGCTACTATAAAGGAAAAGCATTGATGGATAAGATAGATAATATTGTCAGACAGGCTTATTATGATAGAAAAAATGTTGAAGTAAATAAAAAACATAGAGATTTTATTTGGTATCTATGGGCTGGAAGATTATCTCCACTTTTTGGAAAAGATGTTATGAAAACATTTGAGAGATATTTTATAGATGACAAAAAAACACATAAAGAAATTAAAAACCCATATCATAAATTAATAAATGATGAAAAAATCTGTGATAAAATTTTTGAAGAATTTGGTTTAAATCCAAAAACTTCTCATATTATAAATGGTCACATTCCAGTTAAGGTTAAAGAGGGAGAATCACCTGTAAAAGCAAATGGGAAACTTCTAATAATAGATGGTGGTTTTTCAAGAGCATATCAATCTACAACTGGTATAGCAGGATATACTCTGACATATAACTCTTATGGTATGAAACTTGCCTCACACTTAAAATTTATTTCTAAAGAAGCAGCTATTAAAGATGGAACAGATATGATTTCTTCACATATAATTGTTGAAACAAAGAGTAAAAGAATGAAAGTTAAAGATACTGATATAGGAAAAAGTATTCAAGCTCAAATAAATGATTTAAAAAAATTGTTAAAGGCTTATAGAATAGGTCTTATCAAATCAAATTAG
- a CDS encoding glycogen debranching protein yields the protein MYYNFNQYINLGANLEKDGCNFAIYAKNINTLSLNFFNSSEDTIPYKKYTLNSSEHKLGDIWSIFLENIKERTLYNWEINGVPILDPYALAYTGNKAIENKKSIVLARLGTETKHILIPKKDMMIYETHIGLFTKSPNSNTLNRATYSAFEEKIPYLKELGINVVEFLPIFEWDDYTGNLDRNSFFLKNVWGYNPINFFALTKKYSSSNDKNSTDEIKEFKKLVSSLHKNGIEVILDVVYNHTAEGGFGGKVYNFKAMDENTFYTKSKNNVFVNFSGCGNTLNCNHKVVKDMIIQSLLYWYLETGVDGFRFDLAPILGRDSNSQWAKHSLLQELIEHPILSHAKLIAESWDLGGYFVGAMPSGWSEWNGAYRDTVRQFIRGDFNQVPELIKRIFGSVDIFHANKNGYQSSINFICCHDGFTMWDLVSYNSKHNLLNGENNQDGENNNHSYNHGEEGLTHNLQILSLRKQQIKNMLLILYISQGIPMLLMGDEMGRTQLGNNNAYCQDNPTTWIDWDRKRDFEDIFLFTKNIIKLRKSYSIFKKESPLIEGEEIILHGIKLYQPDLSYHSLSIAFQLKDIETDTDFYIAFNSYSEKLCFELPKLKNKSWYLLTDTSKVDSCYFEGIKWNDSSYCVISKSSVIFISK from the coding sequence ATGTATTATAATTTTAATCAGTATATAAATTTAGGAGCTAATTTAGAAAAAGATGGCTGTAATTTTGCTATTTATGCAAAAAATATTAATACACTTTCTTTAAATTTTTTTAATTCTTCAGAAGATACTATTCCCTATAAAAAATATACACTAAATTCTTCTGAACATAAATTAGGGGATATTTGGAGTATATTTTTAGAAAATATAAAAGAGAGAACTTTATATAATTGGGAGATTAATGGAGTACCTATATTAGATCCTTATGCCCTTGCATACACTGGAAATAAAGCTATTGAAAATAAAAAATCCATTGTTCTTGCAAGACTAGGAACTGAAACAAAACATATTCTTATTCCAAAAAAAGATATGATGATTTATGAAACTCATATAGGATTATTTACAAAATCTCCAAATTCTAATACTTTAAATAGAGCTACATATTCTGCTTTTGAAGAAAAAATACCTTATTTAAAAGAATTGGGTATCAATGTGGTGGAATTTTTACCAATTTTTGAATGGGATGATTATACTGGAAATTTAGATAGAAATTCTTTTTTCCTAAAAAATGTTTGGGGCTATAATCCTATAAACTTTTTTGCTTTAACAAAAAAATATTCTTCTTCAAATGATAAAAATTCCACTGATGAAATCAAAGAATTTAAAAAATTGGTTTCCTCTCTCCATAAAAATGGTATAGAAGTCATTTTAGATGTTGTCTATAATCATACAGCTGAGGGTGGCTTTGGTGGCAAAGTATACAATTTTAAAGCTATGGATGAAAATACTTTTTACACAAAGAGCAAAAATAATGTTTTTGTTAATTTTTCAGGATGTGGAAATACTTTAAATTGTAATCATAAAGTTGTCAAAGATATGATTATTCAATCTTTGTTATATTGGTATTTAGAAACAGGTGTTGATGGTTTTCGTTTTGATTTAGCTCCTATCTTAGGTAGGGATTCTAATAGTCAATGGGCTAAACATTCATTACTTCAAGAATTGATAGAACATCCTATATTATCTCATGCCAAATTAATTGCAGAAAGCTGGGATTTAGGAGGATACTTTGTAGGAGCTATGCCAAGTGGCTGGTCTGAATGGAATGGTGCATACAGAGATACAGTCAGACAATTTATAAGAGGAGATTTCAATCAGGTTCCTGAACTTATTAAGAGGATTTTTGGAAGTGTAGATATTTTTCATGCCAATAAAAATGGTTATCAATCAAGTATAAACTTTATTTGTTGCCATGATGGTTTCACTATGTGGGATTTAGTTAGCTATAATTCAAAACATAATCTTTTAAATGGAGAAAATAACCAAGATGGAGAAAATAATAATCATTCATATAATCATGGTGAAGAAGGTTTAACTCATAATCTTCAAATTCTATCTTTGAGAAAACAACAAATAAAAAATATGTTGCTTATTCTATATATCTCACAAGGTATTCCTATGTTACTTATGGGAGATGAAATGGGAAGAACTCAACTTGGTAATAATAATGCTTATTGTCAGGATAATCCTACAACTTGGATTGATTGGGATAGAAAAAGAGATTTTGAAGATATTTTTCTTTTTACTAAAAACATAATAAAATTAAGAAAATCTTATTCTATTTTTAAAAAAGAATCTCCATTGATTGAAGGTGAAGAAATTATTTTACATGGTATAAAATTATATCAACCAGATTTAAGTTATCATTCACTTTCTATTGCTTTTCAGCTAAAAGATATAGAGACTGATACTGATTTTTATATAGCATTTAACTCATATAGTGAAAAATTATGTTTTGAATTACCTAAACTCAAGAATAAATCTTGGTATCTTTTAACTGATACCTCAAAAGTTGATAGCTGTTATTTTGAAGGAATTAAGTGGAACGATTCCTCTTATTGTGTAATTTCAAAATCATCAGTAATTTTTATATCTAAATAG
- a CDS encoding basic amino acid ABC transporter substrate-binding protein, whose translation MKKFFKLMLMSLLSVVISVSVFAKNNIVYVGTNAEFAPFEYLDKNKIVGFDIDLLDAISKETGLEFKIQDMAFDGLLPALQTKKVDMVIAGMSATPEREKAVAFSKPYFKAKQVVITKGENKSLKSFKDLSGKKVGVMLGFTGDTVVSEIKGIKVERFNAAYAAILALSQNKIDAVVLDSEPAKKYTANNKQFVIANIPAEEEDYAIAFRKNDKELINKVNAALDKIKANGEYDKLLKKYFK comes from the coding sequence ATGAAAAAGTTTTTTAAATTAATGCTTATGTCTTTATTATCTGTTGTAATTTCTGTTTCTGTATTTGCAAAAAATAATATTGTTTATGTCGGGACAAATGCAGAGTTTGCGCCATTTGAATATCTTGATAAAAATAAAATAGTTGGTTTTGATATTGACTTACTAGATGCAATTTCAAAAGAAACTGGTTTAGAATTTAAAATTCAAGATATGGCTTTTGATGGCTTGCTTCCTGCTCTTCAAACAAAAAAAGTTGATATGGTTATAGCTGGAATGTCAGCAACACCTGAAAGAGAAAAAGCAGTTGCTTTCTCTAAACCATATTTTAAAGCAAAACAAGTAGTAATAACAAAAGGTGAAAATAAATCTTTAAAATCATTTAAAGATTTATCAGGCAAAAAAGTTGGAGTTATGCTAGGTTTCACAGGAGATACTGTTGTCAGTGAAATTAAAGGAATAAAAGTTGAAAGATTTAATGCTGCCTATGCTGCTATCTTAGCACTATCGCAAAATAAAATAGATGCTGTGGTACTTGATTCTGAACCTGCTAAAAAATATACTGCTAACAATAAACAATTTGTTATAGCTAATATTCCTGCTGAGGAAGAAGACTATGCCATTGCTTTTAGAAAAAATGATAAGGAATTAATTAACAAAGTTAATGCTGCACTTGATAAAATAAAAGCTAATGGAGAATATGATAAACTATTAAAGAAATATTTTAAATAA
- a CDS encoding amino acid ABC transporter ATP-binding protein, which produces MINIENLSKNFGNLKVLKNISTTINKGEIISIIGPSGSGKSTFLRCINKLEEPTEGHIYIDDMDLMDKNTDINKIRERVGMVFQHFNLFPHMTVLENLILSPTIVKKETKEEAEKYALYLLQKVGLSDKANSYPNQLSGGQKQRIAIARALAMKPEVILFDEPTSALDPEMIKEVLDVMRNLAKEGMTMLIVTHEMGFARNVGNRILFMDNGEIIEDCSPKDFFENPTNERIKDFLNKVLNK; this is translated from the coding sequence GTGATTAATATTGAAAATTTATCTAAAAATTTTGGAAATTTAAAAGTTTTAAAAAATATTTCTACTACTATCAACAAAGGAGAAATTATCTCAATAATTGGTCCATCTGGAAGTGGAAAATCAACTTTTTTAAGATGTATTAATAAGTTAGAAGAACCAACAGAAGGACATATCTATATAGATGATATGGATTTAATGGATAAGAACACTGATATTAATAAAATTAGAGAAAGAGTTGGAATGGTCTTTCAACATTTTAACTTATTTCCACATATGACAGTTTTAGAAAATCTTATCCTTTCTCCTACAATAGTAAAAAAAGAAACTAAAGAAGAAGCAGAAAAATATGCTCTATATCTTTTACAAAAAGTAGGTTTATCAGATAAGGCTAATTCTTATCCAAATCAATTATCTGGTGGGCAAAAGCAAAGAATTGCTATTGCAAGAGCCTTGGCTATGAAGCCAGAAGTAATATTATTTGATGAACCAACATCTGCCTTAGACCCTGAAATGATAAAAGAGGTTCTTGATGTTATGAGGAATTTAGCAAAAGAAGGTATGACTATGCTCATAGTTACTCATGAAATGGGATTTGCTAGAAATGTTGGTAATAGAATTTTATTTATGGATAATGGTGAAATTATTGAAGATTGTTCACCAAAAGATTTCTTTGAAAATCCTACAAATGAGAGAATTAAAGATTTTTTAAATAAGGTTTTAAACAAATAA
- a CDS encoding amino acid ABC transporter permease, whose translation MEYLEILKDTFLTDDRYMYIVNGVIFSIGITLFSAILGIILGLLLAVMKLSHWYPFKRIKALENFNPLSKIAYIYIDVIRGTPVVVQLMILANLIFVGALRETPILIIGGIAFGLNSGAYVAEIIRAGIEGLDKGQMEAGRALGLSYSQTMRKIIVPQAIKNILPALVSEFITLLKETSIIGFIGGIDLLRSASIITSQTYRGVEPLLAVGIIYLILTSIFTAFMRKVERGLKVSD comes from the coding sequence ATGGAATATTTAGAAATTTTGAAAGATACCTTTTTAACAGATGACAGATATATGTACATTGTTAATGGAGTTATCTTTTCAATAGGTATCACTTTATTTTCAGCAATACTTGGAATTATTCTTGGACTTTTATTAGCAGTTATGAAATTATCACATTGGTATCCATTTAAAAGGATAAAAGCACTTGAAAATTTTAATCCATTATCTAAAATTGCATATATTTATATAGATGTAATAAGAGGTACACCAGTGGTTGTACAACTTATGATACTTGCAAATTTAATATTTGTAGGAGCATTGAGAGAAACACCTATTTTAATTATTGGAGGAATTGCTTTTGGACTTAATTCAGGAGCTTATGTTGCAGAAATTATAAGAGCAGGTATTGAAGGACTTGATAAAGGACAAATGGAAGCGGGAAGAGCTTTGGGACTTAGCTATTCACAAACAATGAGAAAAATTATTGTTCCTCAGGCTATAAAAAATATTTTACCTGCTTTGGTTAGTGAATTTATAACCTTATTAAAAGAAACTTCTATTATTGGATTTATAGGTGGAATAGATCTATTGAGATCTGCTAGTATAATAACTAGCCAAACATATAGAGGAGTTGAGCCTTTACTTGCAGTTGGAATAATATATTTAATTTTAACATCAATTTTTACAGCATTTATGAGAAAAGTTGAAAGGGGGTTAAAGGTAAGTGATTAA
- the msrAB gene encoding bifunctional peptide-methionine (S)-S-oxide reductase MsrA/peptide-methionine (R)-S-oxide reductase MsrB — translation MKKFILPLILMFIVGVFVFAKMLSNNLKKETEKEKDLLENIQLIDMNGNDYTFSRDKNIYIKFWASWCPTCLAGLEELDRLAGETNNFEVITVVFPEINGEKNPVKFKEWYNTLSYKNIKILYDTDGKLLQIFKIRALPTSAIIYKDLKIDNVIVGHISNGEIKDYYEGKGEKMIMENNIKNVKDIYLAGGCFWGVEEYFARIDGVIDSVSGYANGSYDNPSYENVCNNSGHAETVHITYDSSKVSLDTLLKYYFRIIDPTSVNKQGNDRGVQYRTGIYYQSEEDKQIALNAIKEEQKKYSKPIVVEVEKLKRFDKAEEYHQDYLKKNPNGYCHINLNKANEAIIDEKKYQKPSDEVLKEKLSDLEYQVTQKAATERAFTHEYYKNQEDGIYVDITTGEPLFSSKDKFDAGCGWPSFTKPIATEVVNYKKDSSYGMNRVEVRSRAGEAHLGHVFEDGPRDRGGLRYCINGASLRFIPYDKMDEEGYGEFKKYVK, via the coding sequence ATGAAAAAATTTATTTTACCTTTAATTTTGATGTTTATTGTTGGAGTTTTTGTTTTTGCAAAAATGTTAAGTAATAATTTAAAAAAGGAAACAGAAAAAGAAAAAGATCTATTAGAAAATATCCAGCTAATAGATATGAATGGAAATGACTATACTTTTTCAAGGGATAAAAATATTTACATAAAATTTTGGGCTTCTTGGTGTCCTACTTGTTTAGCAGGATTAGAAGAACTTGATAGATTAGCAGGAGAAACTAATAATTTTGAAGTGATAACTGTTGTTTTTCCAGAAATAAATGGAGAAAAAAATCCTGTTAAATTTAAAGAATGGTATAATACATTAAGTTACAAAAATATTAAAATTTTATATGATACTGATGGAAAATTATTACAAATATTTAAAATTAGGGCTTTACCTACATCTGCAATTATATATAAAGATTTAAAAATTGATAATGTCATTGTGGGGCATATAAGCAATGGAGAAATTAAAGATTATTATGAAGGAAAAGGAGAAAAGATGATTATGGAAAATAACATAAAAAATGTAAAGGATATATATTTAGCAGGAGGTTGCTTTTGGGGAGTTGAAGAATATTTTGCCAGAATAGATGGAGTTATTGATTCAGTTTCTGGTTATGCAAATGGTTCTTATGATAACCCAAGCTATGAAAATGTTTGTAACAATTCTGGTCATGCAGAAACTGTTCATATTACTTATGATTCTTCAAAGGTTTCTTTGGATACTCTATTAAAATATTATTTTAGAATAATAGACCCTACTTCTGTAAACAAACAAGGTAATGATAGAGGAGTTCAATATAGAACTGGTATATATTATCAAAGTGAAGAAGATAAACAAATTGCTTTAAATGCTATAAAAGAAGAACAAAAAAAATATTCAAAACCTATTGTTGTTGAGGTAGAAAAATTAAAAAGATTTGATAAAGCAGAAGAATATCATCAAGATTATTTAAAGAAAAATCCTAATGGATATTGCCATATCAATTTAAACAAAGCTAATGAAGCTATAATTGATGAAAAGAAATATCAAAAACCAAGTGATGAAGTTTTAAAAGAAAAATTAAGTGATTTAGAATATCAAGTTACACAAAAGGCTGCCACTGAAAGAGCATTTACTCATGAATACTATAAAAACCAAGAAGATGGAATTTATGTTGATATTACAACAGGAGAGCCATTATTTAGTTCAAAAGATAAATTTGATGCTGGTTGTGGTTGGCCAAGTTTCACTAAACCTATTGCAACAGAAGTTGTGAATTATAAAAAAGACAGTTCTTATGGTATGAATAGAGTTGAAGTTAGAAGTAGAGCTGGCGAAGCACATCTAGGGCATGTTTTTGAAGATGGTCCAAGAGATAGAGGAGGACTTAGATATTGTATTAATGGTGCTTCTTTAAGATTTATCCCTTATGATAAAATGGATGAGGAGGGTTATGGAGAATTTAAAAAATATGTAAAATAA